The Takifugu rubripes chromosome 3, fTakRub1.2, whole genome shotgun sequence genome contains a region encoding:
- the rad21l1 gene encoding double-strand-break repair protein rad21-like protein 1 isoform X2 — protein sequence MFYTQLFTSSRGPLAKIWLAAHWERKLTRAQVFECNLEIVIRDMISPKVKIGLRTSGHLLVGVVRIYSRKAKYLLADCGEALIKVKDAFRPGQTDLAVKEAERRAITLIEDFTAFEDFAVFDARLPDLSDIDLVDHFSLNQSRTEEITLKEDFGNEFLTLVDFGDESQINHTRLMDMSLQSLSHHGDAFGDEGRGFDLLDFLTNSSDDAESTDFIAGGARRENATIPPLACSQGDDEPECPLSRGPESVFGLSALPDAGQTRVETPALSETPVLGVEETGFALEPVPITPNSEKRRGKRRRKLIVDQNKELSDATIRAQISDFSDLVATMDLAPPTQQLMFWKESGGARRLLSRPCSAVVAPQVIELFSKCGKPGARGEVEKMRQDRREGRNSPLKDRRDASVLSADGISITDSSLHRDLALTSHMTAPLETPSSCTQVDESQGESGSTLAQPELPPENSTLVHPSLEEEGIHLSSLNSWSAEDSQVFEDGNIKRNVQELLDTLNSDRDATFSLKSLCDGVTRSQAAKTFFCLLVLRKRQRLHLQQDGPYEDILVIPGPKDKSSHMGAF from the exons ATGTTCTATACTCAACTCTTCACATCCAGCCGGGGGCCTCTCGCCAAGATTTGGTTAGCAGCACACTGGGAACGGAAGCTAACCAGGGCTCAGGTTTTTGAGTGCAATTTGGAAATAGTCATAAGAGACATGATTTCGCCcaag GTGAAAATTGGTTTGCGGACTTCCGGTCACCTTCTGGTCGGAGTGGTCAGGATTTACTCCAGAAAAGCCAAGTATCTGTTGGCAGACTGCGGCGAGGCCTTGATTAAAGTGAAAGATGCATTCAGGCCAG GTCAGACGGATTTGGCTGTCAAGGAGGCCGAAAGAAGAGCTATCACACTGATTGAAGATTTCACGGCTTTTGAAGATTTTGCTGTGTTTGATGCCCGGCTGCCGGACCTGAG TGACATAGACCTCGTGGATCACTTCTCACTGAACCAGAGTCGAACAGAAGAAATCACTCTGAAGGAGGATTTTGGAAACGAGTTCTTGACCTTAGTTGATTTTG gagatgaatctcagatcaaccacaccaGGCTGATGGACATGAGCCTGCAGAGCCTGTCTCACCATGGGGACGCGTTTGGAGACGAGGGCAGAGGATTTGACCTGCTGG ATTTCCTGACAAACTCCAGTGACGACGCAGAGTCGACCGACTTCATcgcaggaggagctcggagggAAAACGCCACGATCCCGCCGCTCGCCTGCTCACAGGGTGATGATGAACCCGAGTGCCCTTTAAGTCGCGGCCCAGAATCTGTGTTCGGACTGTCCGCGCTTCCAGACGCAGGGCAAACGCGGGTGGAGACGCCGGCGCTCAGCGAGACCCCCGTGCTCGGCGTCGAGGAGACGGGCTTTGCTCTGGAACCTGTGCCCATCACAC CCAActctgagaagaggaggggaaagaggagacgCAAGCTGATTGTGGATCAGAACAAAGAGCTGAGCGACGCCACCATCAGGGCGCAGATCTCCGATTTTTCCGACCTGGTGGCCACCATGGACCTGGCGCCGCCCACGCAGCAGCTCATGTTTTGGAAGGAGAGCGGAGGCGCCCGGCGGCTGCTGTCCCGTCCGTGCTCCGCCGTCGTAGCGCCGCAGGTGATCGAG CTCTTCTCCAAGTGTGGGAAACCTGGCGCCCgaggggaggtggagaagatgcgCCAGGACCGACGGGAAGGCAGGAACAGTCCTCTCAAAG ATCGGAGAGACGCCAGCGTCCTCAGCGCCGACGGCATCAGTATTACGGATTCTTCGCTCCACCGCGACCTCGCACTcaccagtcacatgactgctcCTCTGGAGACTCCTTCCAGCTGCACACAGGTGGACGAGAGCCAG GGTGAGAGCGGGTCAACGTTGGCTCAGCCAGAACTTCCGCCAGAAAACTCCACGTTGGTCCATCcatccctggaggaggaggggattcATCTGTCTTCGCTCAACTCTTGG TCTGCAGAGGACAGCCAGGTCTTTGAGGACGGCAACATAAAGAGGAATGTGCAGGAGCTTCTGGACACTCTAAAC AGCGACAGGGACGCCACCTTCAGCCTGAAATCGCTGTGTGATGGCGTCACGCGTTCCCAGGCTGCCAAAaccttcttctgtctcctgGTCCTCAGGAAACGGCAGcggctccacctgcagcaggacggtCCCTACGAGGACATCCTGGTCATACCTGGACCTAAAGACAAGTCCTCTCACATGGGCGCCTTCTAA
- the rad21l1 gene encoding double-strand-break repair protein rad21-like protein 1 isoform X1 has product MFYTQLFTSSRGPLAKIWLAAHWERKLTRAQVFECNLEIVIRDMISPKVKIGLRTSGHLLVGVVRIYSRKAKYLLADCGEALIKVKDAFRPGQTDLAVKEAERRAITLIEDFTAFEDFAVFDARLPDLSDIDLVDHFSLNQSRTEEITLKEDFGNEFLTLVDFGGGAGDESQINHTRLMDMSLQSLSHHGDAFGDEGRGFDLLDFLTNSSDDAESTDFIAGGARRENATIPPLACSQGDDEPECPLSRGPESVFGLSALPDAGQTRVETPALSETPVLGVEETGFALEPVPITPNSEKRRGKRRRKLIVDQNKELSDATIRAQISDFSDLVATMDLAPPTQQLMFWKESGGARRLLSRPCSAVVAPQVIELFSKCGKPGARGEVEKMRQDRREGRNSPLKDRRDASVLSADGISITDSSLHRDLALTSHMTAPLETPSSCTQVDESQGESGSTLAQPELPPENSTLVHPSLEEEGIHLSSLNSWSAEDSQVFEDGNIKRNVQELLDTLNSDRDATFSLKSLCDGVTRSQAAKTFFCLLVLRKRQRLHLQQDGPYEDILVIPGPKDKSSHMGAF; this is encoded by the exons ATGTTCTATACTCAACTCTTCACATCCAGCCGGGGGCCTCTCGCCAAGATTTGGTTAGCAGCACACTGGGAACGGAAGCTAACCAGGGCTCAGGTTTTTGAGTGCAATTTGGAAATAGTCATAAGAGACATGATTTCGCCcaag GTGAAAATTGGTTTGCGGACTTCCGGTCACCTTCTGGTCGGAGTGGTCAGGATTTACTCCAGAAAAGCCAAGTATCTGTTGGCAGACTGCGGCGAGGCCTTGATTAAAGTGAAAGATGCATTCAGGCCAG GTCAGACGGATTTGGCTGTCAAGGAGGCCGAAAGAAGAGCTATCACACTGATTGAAGATTTCACGGCTTTTGAAGATTTTGCTGTGTTTGATGCCCGGCTGCCGGACCTGAG TGACATAGACCTCGTGGATCACTTCTCACTGAACCAGAGTCGAACAGAAGAAATCACTCTGAAGGAGGATTTTGGAAACGAGTTCTTGACCTTAGTTGATTTTG gggggggggcaggagatgaatctcagatcaaccacaccaGGCTGATGGACATGAGCCTGCAGAGCCTGTCTCACCATGGGGACGCGTTTGGAGACGAGGGCAGAGGATTTGACCTGCTGG ATTTCCTGACAAACTCCAGTGACGACGCAGAGTCGACCGACTTCATcgcaggaggagctcggagggAAAACGCCACGATCCCGCCGCTCGCCTGCTCACAGGGTGATGATGAACCCGAGTGCCCTTTAAGTCGCGGCCCAGAATCTGTGTTCGGACTGTCCGCGCTTCCAGACGCAGGGCAAACGCGGGTGGAGACGCCGGCGCTCAGCGAGACCCCCGTGCTCGGCGTCGAGGAGACGGGCTTTGCTCTGGAACCTGTGCCCATCACAC CCAActctgagaagaggaggggaaagaggagacgCAAGCTGATTGTGGATCAGAACAAAGAGCTGAGCGACGCCACCATCAGGGCGCAGATCTCCGATTTTTCCGACCTGGTGGCCACCATGGACCTGGCGCCGCCCACGCAGCAGCTCATGTTTTGGAAGGAGAGCGGAGGCGCCCGGCGGCTGCTGTCCCGTCCGTGCTCCGCCGTCGTAGCGCCGCAGGTGATCGAG CTCTTCTCCAAGTGTGGGAAACCTGGCGCCCgaggggaggtggagaagatgcgCCAGGACCGACGGGAAGGCAGGAACAGTCCTCTCAAAG ATCGGAGAGACGCCAGCGTCCTCAGCGCCGACGGCATCAGTATTACGGATTCTTCGCTCCACCGCGACCTCGCACTcaccagtcacatgactgctcCTCTGGAGACTCCTTCCAGCTGCACACAGGTGGACGAGAGCCAG GGTGAGAGCGGGTCAACGTTGGCTCAGCCAGAACTTCCGCCAGAAAACTCCACGTTGGTCCATCcatccctggaggaggaggggattcATCTGTCTTCGCTCAACTCTTGG TCTGCAGAGGACAGCCAGGTCTTTGAGGACGGCAACATAAAGAGGAATGTGCAGGAGCTTCTGGACACTCTAAAC AGCGACAGGGACGCCACCTTCAGCCTGAAATCGCTGTGTGATGGCGTCACGCGTTCCCAGGCTGCCAAAaccttcttctgtctcctgGTCCTCAGGAAACGGCAGcggctccacctgcagcaggacggtCCCTACGAGGACATCCTGGTCATACCTGGACCTAAAGACAAGTCCTCTCACATGGGCGCCTTCTAA
- the rad21l1 gene encoding double-strand-break repair protein rad21-like protein 1 isoform X3: MFYTQLFTSSRGPLAKIWLAAHWERKLTRAQVFECNLEIVIRDMISPKVKIGLRTSGHLLVGVVRIYSRKAKYLLADCGEALIKVKDAFRPGQTDLAVKEAERRAITLIEDFTAFEDFAVFDARLPDLSDIDLVDHFSLNQSRTEEITLKEDFGNEFLTLVDFGGGAGDESQINHTRLMDMSLQSLSHHGDAFGDEGRGFDLLDFLTNSSDDAESTDFIAGGARRENATIPPLACSQGDDEPECPLSRGPESVFGLSALPDAGQTRVETPALSETPVLGVEETGFALEPVPITPNSEKRRGKRRRKLIVDQNKELSDATIRAQISDFSDLVATMDLAPPTQQLMFWKESGGARRLLSRPCSAVVAPQVIELFSKCGKPGARGEVEKMRQDRREDRRDASVLSADGISITDSSLHRDLALTSHMTAPLETPSSCTQVDESQGESGSTLAQPELPPENSTLVHPSLEEEGIHLSSLNSWSAEDSQVFEDGNIKRNVQELLDTLNSDRDATFSLKSLCDGVTRSQAAKTFFCLLVLRKRQRLHLQQDGPYEDILVIPGPKDKSSHMGAF; encoded by the exons ATGTTCTATACTCAACTCTTCACATCCAGCCGGGGGCCTCTCGCCAAGATTTGGTTAGCAGCACACTGGGAACGGAAGCTAACCAGGGCTCAGGTTTTTGAGTGCAATTTGGAAATAGTCATAAGAGACATGATTTCGCCcaag GTGAAAATTGGTTTGCGGACTTCCGGTCACCTTCTGGTCGGAGTGGTCAGGATTTACTCCAGAAAAGCCAAGTATCTGTTGGCAGACTGCGGCGAGGCCTTGATTAAAGTGAAAGATGCATTCAGGCCAG GTCAGACGGATTTGGCTGTCAAGGAGGCCGAAAGAAGAGCTATCACACTGATTGAAGATTTCACGGCTTTTGAAGATTTTGCTGTGTTTGATGCCCGGCTGCCGGACCTGAG TGACATAGACCTCGTGGATCACTTCTCACTGAACCAGAGTCGAACAGAAGAAATCACTCTGAAGGAGGATTTTGGAAACGAGTTCTTGACCTTAGTTGATTTTG gggggggggcaggagatgaatctcagatcaaccacaccaGGCTGATGGACATGAGCCTGCAGAGCCTGTCTCACCATGGGGACGCGTTTGGAGACGAGGGCAGAGGATTTGACCTGCTGG ATTTCCTGACAAACTCCAGTGACGACGCAGAGTCGACCGACTTCATcgcaggaggagctcggagggAAAACGCCACGATCCCGCCGCTCGCCTGCTCACAGGGTGATGATGAACCCGAGTGCCCTTTAAGTCGCGGCCCAGAATCTGTGTTCGGACTGTCCGCGCTTCCAGACGCAGGGCAAACGCGGGTGGAGACGCCGGCGCTCAGCGAGACCCCCGTGCTCGGCGTCGAGGAGACGGGCTTTGCTCTGGAACCTGTGCCCATCACAC CCAActctgagaagaggaggggaaagaggagacgCAAGCTGATTGTGGATCAGAACAAAGAGCTGAGCGACGCCACCATCAGGGCGCAGATCTCCGATTTTTCCGACCTGGTGGCCACCATGGACCTGGCGCCGCCCACGCAGCAGCTCATGTTTTGGAAGGAGAGCGGAGGCGCCCGGCGGCTGCTGTCCCGTCCGTGCTCCGCCGTCGTAGCGCCGCAGGTGATCGAG CTCTTCTCCAAGTGTGGGAAACCTGGCGCCCgaggggaggtggagaagatgcgCCAGGACCGACGGGAAG ATCGGAGAGACGCCAGCGTCCTCAGCGCCGACGGCATCAGTATTACGGATTCTTCGCTCCACCGCGACCTCGCACTcaccagtcacatgactgctcCTCTGGAGACTCCTTCCAGCTGCACACAGGTGGACGAGAGCCAG GGTGAGAGCGGGTCAACGTTGGCTCAGCCAGAACTTCCGCCAGAAAACTCCACGTTGGTCCATCcatccctggaggaggaggggattcATCTGTCTTCGCTCAACTCTTGG TCTGCAGAGGACAGCCAGGTCTTTGAGGACGGCAACATAAAGAGGAATGTGCAGGAGCTTCTGGACACTCTAAAC AGCGACAGGGACGCCACCTTCAGCCTGAAATCGCTGTGTGATGGCGTCACGCGTTCCCAGGCTGCCAAAaccttcttctgtctcctgGTCCTCAGGAAACGGCAGcggctccacctgcagcaggacggtCCCTACGAGGACATCCTGGTCATACCTGGACCTAAAGACAAGTCCTCTCACATGGGCGCCTTCTAA